In Ostrea edulis chromosome 10, xbOstEdul1.1, whole genome shotgun sequence, one genomic interval encodes:
- the LOC130050684 gene encoding uncharacterized protein LOC130050684: protein MSLSRSREKSSVTNSASSHGPVNVTDPGISTAPTLTQEIISTMQAIPNIQTTLGELSESLRVIKELTQDIKNIKNDLWEEDGFDFRISHIAEQQEVDSGNIQVLKQENKMLKEDIDMLKSVVINLDRTVRKQQSEITDLKSRSMKQNLLIHNLPEEENENLFKKIPPLIKEYLGVETTFANIHRNGPKNPGRPRTITGRLEKFTDKEKVLQAQKDRRNSEGSGSTEQSNTPFYITPQRPVEVAENRKKLQEISNRYWKENVKTRFVGDKLVFPNGNTYKEKVLKPKPENILLVDQAEKEALQQIQMSTLETSTEGNDFKIAASTTATFNQVRNFYKKSCYGLKLLKRGSQYIGISIHRQKRFDPRGV, encoded by the coding sequence ATGAGCCTGAGTAGAAGTCGTGAGAAGTCGTCAGTAACAAACAGTGCTAGCAGTCACGGCCCAGTGAATGTCACAGACCCGGGTATATCCACCGCACCTACGCTAACGCAGGAGATAATAAGCACGATGCAAGCAATACCTAATATACAAACAACATTGGGGGAATTGTCGGAATCTCTCAGAGTGATCAAAGAACTAACTCAAGATATAAAGAACATTAAGAATGACCTGTGGGAGGAAGATGGGTTCGACTTCCGTATCTCTCATATTGCTGAACAACAAGAAGTGGACTCAGGAAACATTCAGGTGCTGAAGCAAGAGAACAAAATGTTGAAAGAAGATATAGATATGTTAAAATCTGTAGTTATTAACTTAGACAGAACCGTCAGAAAACAGCAAAGCGAGATCACAGATTTAAAGTCAAGATCAATGAAGCAGAACTTACTCATTCACAATTTACCCGAAGAAGAgaatgaaaatcttttcaagaaaatCCCACCATTGATTAAAGAATACCTGGGAGTCGAAACAACTTTTGCAAACATACATCGAAACGGGCCTAAAAATCCGGGTAGACCAAGAACTATTACGGGTCGACTAGAGAAATTTACTGATAAGGAGAAAGTCCTCCAAGCACAGAAAGACAGAAGAAATAGCGAAGGGTCTGGCTCTACAGAACAATCAAATACACCTTTCTACATTACCCCACAAAGACCAGTAGAGGTAGCTGAAAATCGGAAAAAACTCCAAGAAATAAGTAACCGGTATTGGAAAGAGAATGTGAAAACACGTTTCGTAGGAGACAAGTTAGTTTTTCCTAACGGAAACACATACAAAGAAAAAGTGTTAAAACCAAAGCCTGAAAACATTTTGCTAGTGGATCAAGCAGAAAAAGAGGCACTTCAACAGATCCAGATGTCGACACTAGAAACCTCCACAGAAGggaacgattttaaaatcgcggCATCTACCACAGCGACCTTTAACCAGGTCAGAAACTTCTATAAAAAAAGTTGTTATGGACTCAAATTACTCAAACGCGGATCACAATATATTGGTATATCGATTCACAGACAAAAACGGTTTGATCCACGAGGGGTATAA